Proteins from a genomic interval of Psychrobacter urativorans:
- the lpxB gene encoding lipid-A-disaccharide synthase — MTVITATADTKTPKMPKTPKTSRTSNTVANIAGASSEPAQPLVVGIVAGEVSGDSLGADFMQQMNNLRSDIVWVGVGGAKMQAQGLHSIFPLSRLAVMGLVEVLSQLPDLLKARRELLAAFATAQIDWFVGIDAPDFNLRVAKKLKPQGVFCVQYVSPSIWAWRESRIHGIKAATDLVLCLFPFELPVYERYHHPAICVGHPLLRTINQALIDTPTNQLRSELVWHNDGLQQFFVERFETVSHLICVMPGSRRGEITAILPLMLDGIQKLLLLDSKLCFIVPTVDKNHQYIVQEVIDERSEQLRAAIAVVYDDTQPTFSQQAMAASDMVMLASGTATLEAMLLERPMVVIYQLNELTYQIAKRLVKVPYVALPNILAGTSIVTELIQEQANGDSICRTVTRLLQPRAYKEQLQALRRTKQTLQQQSNHNPANSVIEQWYTQNNTSC, encoded by the coding sequence ATGACTGTTATTACCGCGACTGCGGATACTAAGACGCCAAAAATGCCAAAAACGCCCAAGACATCTAGGACATCAAATACCGTGGCAAATATCGCAGGCGCGTCATCCGAACCCGCGCAGCCACTGGTTGTTGGTATTGTCGCCGGTGAGGTGTCAGGTGATAGCTTGGGTGCTGACTTTATGCAGCAAATGAATAATTTGCGCAGTGATATTGTGTGGGTGGGTGTTGGCGGTGCAAAAATGCAGGCGCAAGGCTTACACAGTATTTTTCCGTTATCCCGTTTAGCGGTGATGGGTTTGGTCGAAGTGTTATCACAATTGCCAGACTTGCTGAAAGCACGACGCGAGTTACTGGCTGCTTTTGCAACCGCGCAGATTGATTGGTTTGTAGGAATTGATGCCCCTGATTTTAACCTACGGGTTGCCAAAAAACTGAAGCCCCAAGGCGTATTTTGCGTGCAGTATGTTAGCCCGTCAATTTGGGCATGGCGTGAGTCGCGTATTCACGGTATCAAGGCGGCAACAGACTTAGTACTATGCTTATTCCCATTTGAGCTACCAGTTTATGAGCGTTATCATCATCCAGCGATTTGTGTTGGGCATCCGTTACTACGTACCATTAATCAAGCGTTAATAGACACACCGACCAATCAGTTGCGCAGTGAATTAGTGTGGCACAATGATGGTCTGCAGCAGTTTTTTGTTGAGCGCTTTGAGACGGTCAGTCACCTTATTTGTGTGATGCCAGGGTCAAGGCGTGGTGAAATTACGGCTATTTTACCGCTGATGCTTGATGGTATTCAAAAGTTATTATTACTCGATTCAAAGCTATGTTTTATCGTACCAACCGTTGATAAAAACCATCAATATATTGTGCAAGAGGTGATTGACGAGCGCTCAGAACAACTTCGTGCAGCGATTGCCGTCGTTTATGACGACACTCAGCCTACCTTTAGTCAGCAAGCCATGGCAGCATCGGATATGGTCATGTTGGCATCTGGAACGGCAACGCTTGAGGCGATGCTGCTTGAGCGTCCCATGGTGGTGATTTATCAGCTTAATGAATTGACCTATCAAATTGCTAAACGCTTGGTAAAAGTGCCTTATGTGGCGCTGCCTAACATCTTGGCAGGCACGTCTATTGTGACGGAACTGATTCAAGAGCAGGCTAATGGTGATAGTATTTGCCGCACCGTGACGCGGCTATTGCAGCCACGCGCTTATAAAGAACAATTGCAAGCTCTTAGGCGTACCAAGCAAACGTTACAGCAGCAAAGCAATCATAATCCTGCTAATAGTGTGATTGAGCAGTGGTACACCCAAAACAATACCTCATGCTAA
- a CDS encoding ribonuclease HII, translating into MNIENLLDNRIIPIEINIENIDVKGQYLNLAKPILLSGQLNITKLLAEYPNSSKQDFQTSPLKIGVDEAGRGPLLGSVNVAAAILPNMWSDLIENKPLQDTELSILTDSKQLSEKKRDILYPLVQQHAVGYLIADIPAAVIDQVNILQATMLGMRLCTEGLLVALASQLQAMTNDAPSNIKAELLFDGNRYPELDYSMLAKKGIEKSSIDCQAWVKGDARHTSIAAASILAKVSRDQTMYELDAKYPQYGIAQHKGYPTKAHMQAIDNHGVLPEHRRSFAPVRRALEAQ; encoded by the coding sequence ATGAATATTGAGAACTTACTAGATAATCGTATTATTCCTATTGAGATTAACATTGAAAATATCGATGTTAAAGGTCAGTATCTTAATTTAGCTAAACCGATTCTTTTGAGCGGTCAGCTAAATATCACTAAGTTATTAGCGGAGTATCCCAATAGTTCCAAGCAAGACTTTCAAACGTCACCGTTAAAAATTGGGGTTGATGAAGCAGGGCGCGGACCCTTATTGGGTAGCGTTAATGTGGCAGCGGCTATATTGCCCAATATGTGGTCAGATCTGATTGAGAATAAACCGCTGCAAGATACAGAGCTCTCTATTTTAACGGACTCAAAACAGCTGAGTGAAAAAAAACGCGATATCCTTTATCCATTAGTACAGCAGCATGCTGTAGGATACCTCATCGCTGATATTCCAGCTGCGGTGATAGATCAGGTCAATATTCTGCAAGCGACTATGCTTGGTATGCGCTTATGTACAGAAGGATTATTGGTTGCGCTAGCCAGTCAGCTACAGGCAATGACCAATGATGCTCCTTCTAATATAAAAGCTGAATTATTGTTTGATGGTAATCGCTATCCTGAACTTGATTATTCAATGCTTGCAAAAAAAGGTATAGAAAAGTCATCCATCGACTGCCAAGCGTGGGTAAAAGGTGATGCACGTCATACCAGTATCGCCGCTGCTAGTATCTTAGCGAAAGTCAGCCGTGACCAAACCATGTATGAGCTTGATGCTAAATATCCACAATACGGTATTGCGCAACATAAAGGCTATCCAACCAAGGCACATATGCAGGCGATTGACAATCATGGCGTTTTGCCTGAGCATCGTCGTAGCTTTGCGCCTGTACGGCGGGCATTGGAAGCTCAGTAG
- a CDS encoding CAP domain-containing protein yields MNTLTKSITTVMLSIPFLTTCGVMYKGDTKKLSSVLSLPTIFKPHQPTKSKNIIKPDIVSQVGETEIKADKITNENHSQAAAVGSILISSARQNCGLGAVTVDAELTKIATQHAQYMQYIFANVTPIAFNAHDEHEIAAIKQWTGQNNPYFSGVTLADRLANAQYSNQFYGAVENISHTVLFNSIGKVASPDYVAQTLVKSLLSAPYHLRSLMLPTLSHNGSSAMAYTPHGKVADKSKGYIFVNVSSPTYSTHHNTAQGIFTYPCDNIIGTHTALYDESPNPVARTKRDLKAAPIGQPIYINMPSAQHIIVRNIRLYDIQHTAKVKVELLDYRNDPHKGTDHELKENEAFILPITDNHKSCEVGARKGLNCGLYGHSEYKVSFTVLVDGKKLEKKQFTFKTGNVNY; encoded by the coding sequence TTGAATACATTAACCAAGAGCATTACGACGGTCATGCTATCGATTCCATTTTTGACCACTTGTGGGGTTATGTATAAAGGAGACACTAAAAAATTATCATCCGTATTATCATTACCAACAATATTTAAACCCCATCAGCCAACTAAATCTAAAAATATTATTAAACCAGATATCGTGTCACAAGTTGGTGAGACAGAAATAAAAGCAGATAAGATTACCAATGAAAACCACAGCCAAGCAGCAGCGGTTGGTTCTATATTAATTAGTAGCGCACGACAAAACTGTGGGTTGGGTGCGGTCACAGTGGATGCAGAACTGACCAAAATCGCCACCCAACACGCGCAATACATGCAGTATATCTTTGCTAACGTCACACCAATTGCATTTAATGCTCATGATGAACATGAAATAGCCGCTATTAAACAGTGGACAGGGCAGAATAATCCCTATTTTAGTGGCGTTACCCTTGCAGACCGTTTGGCTAATGCGCAATACTCTAATCAATTTTATGGTGCGGTTGAGAATATTTCGCATACGGTGCTTTTTAATTCAATCGGTAAAGTAGCATCACCTGATTATGTCGCGCAAACGTTGGTCAAGTCGTTATTAAGCGCGCCTTATCATTTAAGGTCGCTCATGCTACCAACCCTAAGTCATAACGGCTCAAGTGCAATGGCTTACACACCTCACGGTAAAGTCGCAGATAAAAGCAAAGGTTATATTTTTGTCAATGTTTCTTCACCCACCTATAGTACGCACCATAATACAGCGCAAGGAATATTCACCTATCCTTGCGATAATATCATCGGTACGCATACCGCTCTATATGACGAATCTCCAAACCCCGTGGCACGTACCAAGCGCGATTTAAAAGCAGCGCCTATCGGACAACCCATCTATATCAATATGCCGTCCGCTCAGCATATTATCGTTAGGAACATTCGTCTTTACGACATACAGCATACTGCCAAAGTGAAGGTTGAGCTGCTTGATTATCGTAATGATCCGCATAAAGGCACTGATCATGAACTCAAAGAAAATGAAGCCTTTATTTTACCGATTACTGATAATCATAAAAGCTGCGAAGTGGGTGCGCGTAAGGGTTTAAATTGTGGGCTATATGGTCATAGCGAGTATAAAGTCAGCTTTACTGTGTTAGTAGATGGCAAAAAACTGGAGAAAAAACAATTTACCTTTAAAACCGGTAATGTAAATTATTAA
- a CDS encoding DUF924 family protein, producing the protein MTLSTDNSILQSQHQPQPDVTKLNAEALAVLEFWFAKDNQPYWFVVDKAFDKQIKDKFGKIWQTAIQGQCAHWRRTEQQTINQADDDTEILIINLAGRLAEIIVLDQFSRNLCRGQACAFAQDKMSLVLAQEAICQPNFAALPMPWRKFMIMPFMHSESAVIHEKYLPLFKQLNDPLTLDFAYKHQAIIEKFGRYPHRNAALNRVSTAAELAFLQQPNSSF; encoded by the coding sequence ATGACGCTCTCAACGGATAATTCAATACTTCAATCTCAACATCAGCCTCAACCTGATGTAACCAAGCTCAATGCTGAGGCTCTTGCGGTACTAGAGTTTTGGTTTGCTAAAGACAATCAACCGTACTGGTTTGTAGTAGATAAAGCGTTTGATAAGCAAATTAAGGATAAGTTTGGCAAGATTTGGCAAACCGCCATACAAGGACAATGTGCGCATTGGCGACGTACTGAGCAGCAAACCATCAATCAAGCAGATGACGATACTGAGATTTTAATAATTAATCTTGCTGGACGTTTGGCGGAGATTATCGTACTGGATCAGTTTTCACGTAATCTATGTCGCGGGCAAGCGTGTGCATTTGCGCAAGATAAAATGTCACTGGTCTTGGCACAAGAAGCAATTTGTCAGCCAAATTTTGCAGCTTTACCGATGCCGTGGCGTAAGTTTATGATTATGCCCTTTATGCATTCTGAATCTGCAGTTATTCATGAGAAATATTTGCCTTTATTTAAGCAGTTAAACGATCCGTTAACCCTTGATTTTGCCTACAAACATCAAGCGATCATTGAAAAATTTGGACGTTATCCGCATCGTAATGCGGCGCTTAATCGCGTCTCTACAGCGGCAGAGCTTGCCTTTTTACAGCAGCCTAATTCATCGTTTTAG
- a CDS encoding carboxynorspermidine decarboxylase has translation MNVSSTKTITAPSITVPTPYYLLDEAAIVANMQIIARLCELSGAKALLALKCFATWGVFDAMAPYLHGTTSSSLNEVRLGRETFGNRDDNGAEKETHAYSVAYSANEIPEVLKYADKIIFNSFSQLSAFKDQAQAQNIPVGLRLNPKTSNSSFIIADPARPFSRLGEHDKARIAAVLDDITGVMIHNNCENDSFEAFSESLADIEARFGDILQQLEWVSLGGGIHFIAPDYPLEKLAERLKTFSEKYGVQVYLEPGEASIHGAGTLVTTVLDTLHNEKNLAVVDSSIEAHMLDLLIYRESAPIVAINGQPVTIAPLDTALNKDVADSDSEALVKNSSADNTIIYGRSCLAGDIFGEYSLPTTLNVGDTVTFGNAAGYTMVKKNWFNGVNMPAIVIRRLDGTIDIQREFDYQEYKASLS, from the coding sequence ATGAATGTATCGTCTACAAAAACAATCACTGCACCATCAATCACTGTACCAACCCCTTATTACTTGCTTGATGAAGCGGCGATTGTGGCTAATATGCAGATTATCGCGCGTCTGTGTGAATTGTCTGGTGCTAAAGCATTGTTAGCACTGAAATGCTTTGCGACGTGGGGTGTCTTTGATGCGATGGCACCTTATTTACACGGTACGACGTCCTCTTCGCTCAATGAAGTGCGTTTAGGTCGTGAGACTTTTGGTAACCGTGATGATAATGGCGCTGAGAAAGAAACGCATGCGTATAGCGTGGCATATAGCGCGAATGAGATTCCTGAAGTATTAAAGTATGCTGATAAAATCATCTTTAATTCGTTCTCGCAGCTGAGTGCTTTTAAAGACCAAGCCCAGGCGCAAAATATTCCAGTCGGTTTACGTCTCAATCCAAAAACCAGTAACTCCTCCTTTATTATTGCCGATCCTGCACGTCCATTTAGTCGTTTAGGTGAGCATGATAAAGCGCGTATTGCTGCGGTATTAGATGACATTACTGGAGTCATGATACATAACAACTGTGAAAATGACAGTTTTGAAGCGTTTAGCGAAAGCTTGGCGGATATCGAAGCGCGCTTTGGCGATATCTTACAGCAGCTAGAATGGGTCAGCTTAGGTGGTGGCATTCATTTTATCGCCCCTGATTATCCATTGGAAAAATTAGCTGAACGTCTAAAAACTTTTAGCGAAAAGTATGGGGTGCAAGTCTATCTTGAACCGGGTGAAGCGAGTATTCATGGCGCTGGAACGTTGGTCACTACCGTATTAGATACCCTGCATAATGAAAAAAATCTTGCTGTGGTCGATTCTTCTATCGAAGCGCACATGCTCGATTTGCTGATTTATCGTGAGTCCGCGCCGATAGTCGCTATCAATGGTCAGCCTGTCACTATTGCACCTTTAGATACCGCGTTAAATAAAGACGTGGCAGATAGTGATAGTGAGGCATTAGTTAAAAACTCATCAGCAGACAATACCATTATTTACGGTCGTTCTTGTTTAGCGGGTGATATCTTTGGTGAATATAGCTTACCAACGACCTTAAACGTGGGCGATACCGTCACCTTTGGCAATGCAGCAGGTTATACCATGGTCAAAAAGAACTGGTTTAATGGCGTCAATATGCCCGCAATTGTCATTCGTCGTCTTGATGGTACGATTGATATTCAGCGTGAGTTTGATTATCAAGAGTATAAGGCAAGTTTGTCGTAA
- a CDS encoding saccharopine dehydrogenase family protein: MTSTQPNKKNVLIIGAGGVAQVVAHKCAMHNDVLGELHIASRTKDKCDAIAESVVEKGSFKQPAILHTHELDALDIPAVIALINETGIQIVINVGSPFLNMSVLEACIETGVAYIDTAIHEDPRKICETPPWYNNYEWQRKQRCADNNITAILGAGFDPGMVNAYARLGYDMMDKGSVTDIDIIDINAGSHGKYFATNFDPEINFREFTGTVYSWQDSKWQSNKMFEVKRTDDLPVVGVQNSYLSGHDEIHSLSANLDVPNIRFWMGFGEHYINVFTVLQSLGLLSEQPVVTAEGLEVIPLKVVKAVLPDPSSLAPNYTGKTCIGDVVKGKKDGVDSEVFIYNISDHKEAYEAMGSQGISYTAGVPPVAAAMLIATGEWDAGKMVNVEELDAKPFINLLNKIGLPTRIKDADGDRALEFDI; this comes from the coding sequence TTGACATCAACCCAACCAAATAAAAAAAATGTACTTATTATTGGCGCAGGCGGTGTGGCGCAAGTGGTAGCGCATAAATGTGCCATGCATAATGATGTGCTTGGCGAGCTTCATATCGCCTCACGCACCAAAGATAAATGCGATGCTATCGCCGAAAGCGTCGTTGAAAAAGGCAGCTTTAAGCAGCCTGCAATCTTACATACGCATGAGCTTGATGCGCTCGATATTCCAGCAGTGATTGCCTTGATTAACGAAACGGGCATTCAAATTGTTATTAATGTTGGCTCACCTTTCTTAAATATGAGCGTGCTAGAAGCCTGTATCGAAACTGGTGTTGCCTATATTGATACTGCGATTCATGAAGATCCGCGCAAGATTTGTGAGACGCCACCATGGTACAACAACTATGAATGGCAGCGTAAACAGCGTTGTGCCGATAATAATATCACTGCCATTTTAGGTGCAGGCTTTGATCCCGGAATGGTCAATGCCTATGCACGACTTGGCTATGACATGATGGATAAAGGCTCAGTGACTGATATTGATATTATTGATATCAATGCCGGCAGTCATGGCAAGTACTTCGCCACAAACTTCGACCCTGAAATTAATTTCCGTGAATTTACCGGTACGGTCTATTCTTGGCAAGACAGCAAGTGGCAGTCGAATAAAATGTTTGAAGTCAAACGCACTGATGATTTACCAGTTGTTGGCGTGCAAAACAGCTATCTAAGTGGTCATGACGAGATTCATTCGTTATCTGCCAACTTAGATGTGCCAAATATCCGTTTTTGGATGGGCTTTGGTGAGCATTACATCAATGTCTTTACGGTGCTACAAAGCTTAGGTTTATTGTCTGAGCAACCAGTAGTGACTGCTGAAGGCTTAGAAGTTATTCCGCTAAAAGTCGTGAAAGCTGTGCTTCCTGACCCAAGCTCATTAGCACCGAACTATACGGGTAAAACCTGTATTGGCGATGTCGTGAAAGGTAAGAAAGACGGCGTCGATTCAGAGGTATTTATTTATAATATCTCTGACCATAAAGAAGCGTATGAAGCCATGGGCAGCCAAGGTATCTCGTATACCGCAGGTGTTCCACCAGTTGCTGCTGCCATGCTTATCGCTACGGGCGAGTGGGATGCAGGCAAGATGGTCAACGTTGAAGAACTTGATGCTAAGCCATTTATTAACTTACTTAATAAAATCGGCTTACCAACACGTATTAAAGATGCGGATGGTGATAGAGCGCTTGAATTTGATATCTAG
- a CDS encoding TM2 domain-containing protein: MNDAVAQRFKNENEKFCSECGDNINAKAEICPKCGVRQIPVSYGRVSAPNGKNKVTAALLAFFLGGFGAHKFYLGKVGMGILYLIFFWTFIPAIIAFIEFIILLVMSDDEFNRKYGMA, translated from the coding sequence ATGAATGACGCAGTTGCTCAAAGATTTAAAAACGAAAATGAGAAGTTCTGTAGTGAATGTGGCGATAATATTAATGCCAAGGCTGAGATTTGTCCCAAATGCGGCGTTAGGCAGATTCCAGTATCATATGGACGTGTATCAGCACCTAATGGAAAAAATAAGGTGACGGCAGCTCTATTAGCCTTTTTCCTTGGTGGTTTTGGCGCTCATAAATTCTATTTAGGTAAAGTTGGAATGGGGATTCTTTACTTAATATTCTTTTGGACATTTATCCCTGCAATTATTGCGTTTATTGAATTCATTATCTTACTTGTTATGAGTGACGATGAATTTAATAGGAAGTACGGTATGGCTTAA
- a CDS encoding DMT family transporter, which produces MLLTFTFPLLLMGGMAIAAQSSINGTLSVRTDVVTTAWLANVVAAVILWLLVIFFEPTQASTMFSVPTWQLSGALFGTFSMVAIVIGVPRIGTAATIVAVIAGQIIMGLLVDHFGWFGNTQLRLDEKRMAAIALLAGALYLIYLSNVRRKASKF; this is translated from the coding sequence ATGCTATTAACCTTCACTTTCCCTTTGTTATTGATGGGTGGTATGGCAATTGCCGCGCAGTCTTCCATCAATGGTACGCTCAGCGTCCGTACCGATGTAGTGACGACAGCATGGCTTGCCAACGTGGTCGCGGCGGTTATTTTATGGTTGCTGGTGATTTTCTTTGAGCCAACACAAGCATCGACGATGTTCAGTGTGCCAACTTGGCAATTATCAGGCGCGCTGTTTGGTACGTTTTCTATGGTGGCAATCGTGATTGGTGTGCCGCGTATTGGTACGGCAGCAACCATTGTGGCGGTCATCGCTGGACAAATCATCATGGGACTTTTGGTGGATCATTTTGGTTGGTTTGGCAATACCCAACTGCGACTGGATGAAAAACGCATGGCGGCAATTGCTCTACTCGCTGGCGCGTTGTATTTGATTTATTTGAGTAATGTGCGTAGGAAAGCCTCGAAGTTTTAA
- a CDS encoding DMT family transporter, whose translation MKQILMLLFVVLGGMALALEAAFLGPLGEEIGRLSASLSIFLIGVLVFSVAMIGLKLAGKRNYLAILPKQPRWLLTGGLVGFIYTIVLTIATPLVGVGTTMVGILCGQITASLAIDHFGILGSERRAIDIYRVFALVLIMIALWLIY comes from the coding sequence ATGAAGCAAATTTTGATGTTGTTATTCGTCGTTCTGGGCGGCATGGCGCTGGCATTAGAGGCGGCATTTTTAGGACCATTGGGAGAGGAAATCGGGCGCTTATCGGCGTCTTTATCTATCTTTCTGATAGGAGTGTTGGTATTTAGTGTGGCGATGATTGGGCTAAAACTTGCAGGCAAACGCAACTATTTAGCCATATTACCCAAGCAGCCACGCTGGCTATTAACAGGTGGTCTGGTCGGTTTTATATATACCATTGTGCTCACTATCGCCACACCATTAGTTGGTGTTGGCACAACGATGGTTGGGATTTTATGTGGACAAATCACCGCCAGTCTTGCCATTGACCATTTTGGGATTTTAGGCAGTGAGCGCCGCGCCATTGATATCTATCGAGTGTTTGCATTGGTGCTGATTATGATTGCTCTTTGGCTGATCTATTAA
- a CDS encoding FMN-binding negative transcriptional regulator, which yields MHIPKQFKQEKGTELLELMREYHFATLVTHSTSGMEANHLPISLSWQEDKLYLHAHIAKINSLWQFVAESSEVLVVFNGPNCYISPNHYPTKQQTGKAVPTWNYVTVHVKGSISFIHDAAWIYQALEKLTSEHESELDNPWAMSDAPAPYIDKMLPAIVGIEIAVTSMTGQWKLSQNQPTINQLGVIQGLSVSKKQNDKTVAAMVQAQLQA from the coding sequence ATGCACATTCCAAAGCAGTTTAAGCAAGAAAAGGGTACGGAGCTTTTAGAATTGATGCGCGAGTATCATTTTGCCACACTTGTCACGCATTCCACATCAGGCATGGAGGCGAATCATCTGCCGATATCTTTATCATGGCAAGAAGATAAGCTATACCTGCACGCGCACATTGCTAAAATAAATAGCCTTTGGCAATTTGTAGCTGAGTCCTCAGAAGTGCTGGTCGTTTTTAACGGTCCTAATTGTTATATCTCGCCAAATCATTACCCAACCAAACAGCAAACGGGTAAAGCTGTTCCCACGTGGAATTATGTCACCGTGCATGTCAAAGGTAGCATCTCTTTTATTCATGATGCTGCATGGATATATCAGGCGCTAGAAAAATTAACATCTGAACACGAGTCAGAGCTTGATAATCCATGGGCGATGTCTGATGCACCCGCGCCTTATATTGATAAGATGTTACCTGCCATTGTCGGTATTGAGATAGCGGTGACATCTATGACTGGGCAATGGAAATTAAGTCAAAATCAACCAACGATAAACCAGCTAGGCGTTATTCAAGGATTGTCTGTTAGCAAAAAGCAAAATGATAAAACTGTAGCGGCTATGGTTCAAGCGCAGTTGCAAGCGTAA
- a CDS encoding HD domain-containing protein, with product MSIELTAITEYFLELDALKLINRRTYIDGGARLENSAEHSWHLAMACWTISRSFKLDVSEEKLLKLALIHDLGEIDAGDTFLYGSDRSHAHTAERDGVKRLESHKGNAVTELSTLWEEQETGNSLETKLLKVVDRMLPFLHNISSEGKTWREQGIKKSQVLNAHAFIANDFPDIHAWMLDNIQMAVQKGWLQDA from the coding sequence TTGTCAATTGAACTGACAGCGATTACCGAGTATTTCCTTGAGCTTGATGCTTTAAAGCTTATTAACCGTCGAACCTATATAGACGGTGGCGCGCGCCTTGAAAATTCAGCAGAACACTCATGGCATTTAGCGATGGCGTGCTGGACGATATCGAGAAGTTTTAAGCTAGACGTTTCTGAAGAAAAGCTGTTAAAACTGGCGCTCATTCATGATTTGGGTGAAATTGACGCCGGTGATACCTTTCTTTATGGCAGTGATAGAAGTCACGCGCATACCGCTGAGCGTGATGGTGTAAAACGCTTAGAAAGTCATAAAGGCAATGCGGTTACTGAGCTATCCACACTATGGGAAGAGCAAGAAACAGGCAATAGCTTAGAGACTAAATTGCTCAAAGTCGTCGATAGAATGTTGCCTTTTTTACACAATATATCGAGCGAAGGTAAAACGTGGCGCGAGCAGGGTATTAAGAAATCGCAAGTATTAAATGCGCATGCTTTTATTGCCAATGACTTCCCTGATATTCATGCGTGGATGCTTGATAATATTCAAATGGCAGTACAAAAGGGTTGGCTACAGGATGCTTAA